A genomic window from Halomonas sp. LR3S48 includes:
- a CDS encoding tryptophan synthase subunit beta like protein translates to MYIKRNESGQVVQVSREATAECREFVPPSSPELQSFVSEDGDAENLALSKSDLAFVRVLEDVINVLMDKGVISFTDLPEPAQQKLMERQSLRKRRNSVGLMSDGDDGII, encoded by the coding sequence ATGTACATCAAGCGCAACGAATCGGGGCAGGTCGTGCAGGTGAGCCGTGAGGCGACAGCAGAGTGCCGTGAATTCGTGCCGCCGTCTTCACCCGAGCTGCAGAGCTTCGTCTCGGAAGATGGTGATGCAGAGAACCTGGCACTGTCGAAGTCCGACCTGGCCTTCGTGCGGGTACTCGAGGACGTGATCAACGTGCTGATGGACAAGGGTGTGATCAGCTTCACCGATCTGCCCGAGCCGGCCCAGCAGAAGCTGATGGAGCGTCAGTCGCTACGTAAGCGCAGGAACAGCGTGGGCCTGATGTCCGATGGTGACGATGGCATCATTTGA
- a CDS encoding transglutaminase-like cysteine peptidase yields the protein MTHRPAPHGFSSIPRPSRRRFLAGLGGLLLAAGLGFSPATLEARIDRARLRDSMQRLYGSSGLAILEEWFALLDRLQGADLDIQLREVNDFFNRRVRWLEDVQIWGAEDYWATPLETMGKRQGDCEDYSIAKYVTLKELGVPGSRLRMIYVRARIGRSQIVQAHMVLGYYETPTAVPQILDNLVPSITPATQRTDLDPVFSFNSEGLWAGSSSQSRADPVARLSRWRNVIERMQQQGFI from the coding sequence ATGACGCATCGCCCTGCCCCACATGGATTCAGCTCTATCCCCAGGCCCAGCCGCCGCCGCTTCTTGGCCGGCCTGGGAGGGCTTTTGCTGGCCGCAGGGTTGGGGTTTTCGCCGGCGACGCTCGAAGCAAGGATCGATCGCGCGCGACTGCGCGACAGCATGCAGCGCCTGTATGGCAGCTCGGGCCTCGCCATTCTCGAAGAGTGGTTCGCGCTGCTCGACCGACTGCAGGGTGCAGACCTCGACATTCAACTGCGCGAGGTGAACGATTTCTTCAATCGCCGGGTACGCTGGCTCGAGGACGTCCAGATCTGGGGCGCCGAGGACTACTGGGCTACTCCGCTGGAAACCATGGGCAAGCGCCAGGGCGACTGCGAGGACTATTCGATCGCCAAGTACGTGACGCTCAAGGAGCTCGGCGTACCCGGCTCTCGACTACGCATGATCTACGTTCGTGCCCGCATAGGCCGCAGCCAGATCGTGCAGGCCCATATGGTGCTGGGCTACTACGAAACGCCGACGGCGGTGCCACAGATACTCGACAACCTCGTGCCTTCGATTACCCCCGCCACTCAGCGTACCGATCTCGACCCGGTATTCAGCTTCAACAGCGAGGGCCTGTGGGCCGGCAGCTCAAGCCAGTCGCGTGCCGATCCGGTGGCACGATTGTCGCGCTGGCGCAACGTGATCGAACGCATGCAGCAGCAAGGATTCATCTGA
- a CDS encoding EAL domain-containing protein: MSLIKQLWLTITTLLLLAFVGSLLIGVTSSRHYIEQEIEIKNNDNANALALSMSQMEKDPVILELLLAAQFDTGHYQRIELRDAEGEIIEQRTAGEYVDDVPAWFVELVRFDVPAGHAVVQDGWQQYGTLELESQHSFAYRSLWRSTLELAGWFALAGVVSLLLASWIVSTIRRPLRNVVSQAQAIGQRRFMMASEPRTRELREVVQAMNQLSYAVRQMLGEESDKLDQLRRRMQHDPVTDTLTRTPFLDQLQAHLKSEKDDASGTLAMVRVARLAELNQQLGHAATDTLLVRVARRLDQLANLYGYGTVGRLNGSDFALTLPRHHDLEALGNDLAERLHSLGEELGAVVAMPSALCQYHQGESRTQLLASLDGALAAAEARGGNSQEIIDQPASNVLFTNHDEWREALTEALEQGVFLAHYPVLDAQGQLIHHEVPSRLRLKGEWRPAGVFLPWVSRLAMAPSLDLAAITAAISDVETSGKAVAINLSPDSLNDGHFVGELLSRVRAHQSIADKLWFELPQSAAIQQPQALKTLCHALLGLGCRVGLEHVGTQFGKIEGLQDLGLSFLKIEGALSQEIESRNDQQSLLRGMATLAHSLGIMAIAEGVESQEAAKTLFELGLDGVTGPGIRHREGSGESGA; the protein is encoded by the coding sequence ATGTCATTGATCAAGCAGCTCTGGCTGACCATAACGACCCTGCTGCTGCTGGCTTTCGTCGGCAGCCTGCTCATCGGCGTGACCAGCAGCCGTCACTACATCGAGCAGGAAATAGAGATCAAGAACAACGACAACGCCAATGCACTGGCCTTGTCGATGAGCCAGATGGAGAAGGACCCCGTCATCCTGGAGCTGCTGCTGGCCGCCCAGTTCGACACCGGGCACTATCAGCGCATCGAGCTGCGCGACGCTGAGGGAGAAATCATCGAGCAGCGCACCGCCGGCGAATATGTCGACGACGTCCCTGCCTGGTTCGTCGAGCTGGTACGTTTCGACGTGCCTGCAGGCCATGCGGTGGTACAGGACGGCTGGCAACAGTACGGCACCCTGGAACTGGAAAGCCAGCACAGCTTCGCCTACCGCTCGCTATGGCGCAGCACCCTGGAGCTGGCCGGCTGGTTCGCCCTTGCCGGCGTTGTCAGCCTGCTGCTGGCAAGCTGGATCGTCAGTACCATTCGTCGCCCGCTACGCAACGTGGTCAGCCAGGCCCAGGCCATCGGCCAGCGCCGCTTTATGATGGCAAGCGAGCCGCGTACGCGGGAGCTGCGCGAGGTGGTGCAGGCCATGAACCAGCTCTCATACGCCGTGCGCCAGATGCTCGGCGAAGAGAGCGACAAGCTCGACCAGCTACGGCGCCGCATGCAGCACGACCCGGTGACGGATACGCTCACCCGCACGCCCTTCCTGGACCAGTTGCAGGCGCACTTGAAAAGCGAGAAGGACGATGCCAGCGGCACCCTGGCCATGGTGCGTGTCGCGCGCCTGGCCGAGCTCAACCAGCAGCTCGGACATGCGGCAACCGATACGCTACTGGTTCGGGTCGCTCGGCGCCTGGATCAGTTGGCCAACCTATACGGATACGGCACGGTGGGACGCCTCAACGGCAGCGATTTCGCCCTGACCCTACCCCGTCATCACGATCTTGAAGCACTCGGAAACGACCTGGCGGAGCGCCTGCACAGCCTAGGCGAGGAGCTTGGGGCTGTTGTGGCTATGCCCTCCGCCCTATGCCAATACCATCAGGGCGAGAGCCGCACCCAATTGCTGGCCAGTCTCGACGGTGCGCTGGCCGCCGCCGAAGCCCGCGGCGGAAACAGCCAGGAAATCATCGACCAGCCTGCCAGCAACGTACTCTTCACGAACCATGACGAGTGGCGCGAAGCGCTGACGGAAGCCCTCGAACAAGGCGTATTCCTGGCCCACTATCCCGTACTCGATGCGCAGGGCCAGTTGATTCACCACGAGGTGCCCTCGCGCCTGCGCCTGAAGGGCGAATGGCGCCCAGCGGGCGTGTTCCTGCCCTGGGTATCGCGCCTGGCCATGGCGCCCTCGCTCGATCTGGCCGCAATTACGGCTGCAATTTCTGATGTGGAGACTAGCGGTAAAGCGGTGGCGATCAACCTTTCTCCCGATTCGCTCAACGATGGCCACTTCGTCGGCGAGCTGCTCTCCCGCGTACGGGCGCACCAAAGCATTGCCGATAAGCTGTGGTTCGAACTGCCGCAGTCCGCTGCCATACAGCAACCCCAGGCGCTGAAGACGCTCTGCCATGCCCTGCTGGGACTAGGCTGCCGGGTTGGCCTGGAGCATGTCGGCACCCAGTTCGGCAAAATCGAAGGGCTGCAGGACCTGGGATTGAGCTTCTTGAAGATAGAAGGTGCGCTGAGTCAGGAGATCGAGAGCCGCAACGATCAGCAGAGCCTGCTGCGCGGCATGGCTACGCTGGCCCACTCCCTTGGCATCATGGCCATTGCGGAAGGTGTCGAGAGCCAGGAAGCCGCAAAGACCCTCTTCGAACTGGGGCTGGACGGGGTCACGGGACCGGGGATACGCCATCGAGAAGGCAGCGGCGAGAGCGGGGCCTGA
- a CDS encoding retention module-containing protein produces the protein MSIAIVQSISGQAWARDASGNLRELRVGDALQEGETVVTSNGGDVQLDFGDNLDPTLIEGGEQVVMTQELGADQTVDASEFAALDEDLEALLAALDDESIDLLDVLDATAAGAGPGGAADGGHSFVRLARIAEDVDPLIFNFGLNDLGGPPEEQGGAFLLAETEVEEPEVPVVIAPTAESFDATLLDIETLNEPGSVASGVLPFTFGSGSGGTVTFAAMDGVVLQVGGETLTFSWNAGTSTLQAVSEARGITIFSIEINPSTGAFTVTQVNSLLHGEGMEEALASLVYTVSSTSGSATGTLQLTFVDDAPLALDDTASTGEDTPITVNVMANDTAGADGATLTAVSLRNPSQGTLSFAANGQVTFTPAPGFEGDAVIDYTITDADGDTASATLTVTVAPDSVPVIAISADSDSVAEAGLPNGSAAGDGSHVTSGTFNFDTGNDGLASLVINGVNVTAGGTVTGSHGSLVVTPGAGGSYGWTYTLSGPTSGDTTSDSFTLVVTDSDGDEASDSLVIDIVDDVPQAVDDTASQAEENAPVTIDVFANDTGGADGVDLTSGVAPVANSLTGTGTLAYNADGTFTYTPAAGEEGVVSFEYTITDADGDTSTATVTLTLKDDSEPTIEIGGPNVEDGRASVDEAGLPNGSAAGDGSHVTSGTFNIDTGNDGLASLVINGVNVAAGGTVQGTHGALVVTLVDGSYSWTYTLDGATDGDTTSDSFTLVVTDSDGSNASDSLVIDIVDDVPQAVNDNGGTVTEDSAVTVLSGSVLANDALGADGFGSLTWDVSAEDLADIGQYGSLVLNVDGSWSFTLDNSLAAVQALTASDLLNFELGYTVTDADGDTASATLSLSIKGADDSAEVIVSAEGADSTVYEAGLTSEADTRESASGSFQVSATDGIASVTVGGQSFTLAQLQGFTAASPSVGIVTSMGTLYLTGYSGTAAAGTVSYTYTLSEAQAHGASGSSSDYSLTDSVSLSVTGVGGSTAEATLMVDIIDDTPSLTSLNLAIGNVAGTYDGIYEFDVGADAQGFLDSFGEGSLVWTGMPSGYELIITGSSDTSITYTAQSGSFEFFNLTLHANGTYSFELVSPAPVVETEVESLLSAFDASNFFKEDGKTAYLFTADVFDGKFAMAVKAYRNGKLEDVNMSATDLGVKSNVVQGQQNEILRFDVRPIEGQGAIGVSTFTFSVSGTAGSSAGDKAKLTVFDVNGATTVYYATLASGDGEFVFNIDPTLNVDYMELAPAGSNSFKIDGVSTSYVTQIYPDDYQLDFELSGSDADGDVATVAFTVSVKTTEDGTYEITGTDGDDVVHGTEGGDILSGGAGHDTLIGDDGDDIFQWNLGDQGGSDAPAIDTIKDFGFGEDVLDLADLLQNEGVETIDSFIVAAQQGSDTVLYINHEGGINVDGSNATQVIVLENYSMGEVSSADFLQEMLENGQLHIDQ, from the coding sequence ATGTCTATTGCAATCGTTCAGTCCATCTCCGGTCAGGCCTGGGCTCGTGATGCCTCGGGCAACCTGCGTGAATTGCGCGTCGGAGACGCGCTGCAGGAAGGAGAAACCGTTGTCACGTCCAATGGAGGGGATGTGCAGCTCGACTTTGGCGATAACCTCGACCCCACCCTGATCGAGGGTGGCGAGCAGGTCGTCATGACCCAAGAGCTTGGTGCCGACCAGACGGTCGATGCGAGCGAATTCGCTGCCCTAGACGAGGATCTCGAAGCGTTGCTGGCGGCGCTGGATGACGAGTCGATCGATCTACTCGACGTGCTCGATGCCACGGCAGCCGGGGCTGGCCCCGGTGGTGCCGCCGACGGTGGCCACAGCTTCGTACGACTGGCGCGCATTGCCGAAGATGTGGATCCTCTTATATTCAACTTCGGCTTGAACGACCTGGGTGGGCCGCCGGAAGAACAGGGCGGAGCCTTCCTGCTGGCGGAAACGGAAGTGGAAGAGCCGGAAGTACCCGTGGTCATTGCACCGACTGCGGAAAGCTTCGATGCCACGCTGCTCGATATAGAGACGTTGAACGAGCCGGGCTCGGTAGCCAGCGGCGTGCTTCCCTTTACCTTCGGTTCCGGTAGTGGCGGCACGGTGACCTTCGCTGCCATGGATGGTGTGGTACTTCAGGTTGGCGGCGAGACGCTCACGTTCAGTTGGAATGCCGGCACCAGTACGTTGCAGGCGGTTTCCGAAGCTCGTGGTATCACCATCTTCAGCATCGAGATCAATCCCTCCACCGGTGCCTTTACCGTGACCCAGGTCAACAGCCTGCTGCACGGGGAGGGGATGGAAGAAGCGCTTGCCAGCCTGGTCTATACAGTGTCCAGCACTAGCGGTAGCGCCACGGGTACGCTCCAGCTTACCTTCGTTGACGATGCCCCCCTGGCCCTCGACGACACCGCCAGCACCGGCGAAGACACCCCCATCACCGTCAACGTGATGGCCAACGACACCGCCGGTGCCGACGGCGCCACCCTGACCGCGGTCAGCCTGCGCAACCCGAGCCAGGGCACGCTGAGCTTCGCGGCCAACGGCCAGGTCACTTTCACTCCGGCGCCCGGCTTCGAAGGCGACGCGGTGATCGACTACACCATCACCGACGCCGACGGCGACACCGCCAGCGCCACCCTGACCGTGACCGTGGCGCCTGACTCCGTACCGGTCATCGCCATCAGCGCCGACAGCGACAGCGTCGCCGAAGCCGGCCTGCCGAACGGCAGTGCGGCGGGTGACGGCTCCCACGTCACCAGCGGCACCTTCAATTTCGACACCGGCAACGACGGCCTGGCAAGCCTGGTCATCAACGGCGTCAACGTCACCGCTGGCGGCACGGTCACGGGCAGCCACGGCAGCTTAGTGGTCACGCCGGGAGCGGGTGGCAGCTACGGCTGGACCTACACCCTGAGCGGCCCCACCAGCGGCGACACCACCAGCGACAGCTTCACCCTGGTGGTCACCGACAGCGACGGCGACGAGGCCAGCGATAGCCTGGTCATCGATATCGTCGACGACGTGCCGCAGGCGGTGGATGACACGGCCAGCCAGGCAGAAGAGAACGCACCGGTCACTATCGACGTATTCGCCAACGACACGGGCGGTGCCGACGGCGTCGACCTGACCAGCGGCGTGGCGCCGGTGGCAAACAGCCTCACCGGTACCGGTACGCTGGCCTACAACGCCGACGGTACCTTCACCTACACCCCGGCGGCGGGTGAGGAAGGGGTGGTGAGCTTCGAGTACACCATCACCGACGCCGACGGCGACACCAGCACGGCCACGGTGACCCTGACCCTCAAGGATGATTCCGAGCCGACGATCGAGATCGGTGGGCCCAACGTCGAAGACGGCCGGGCCAGCGTCGACGAAGCTGGCTTGCCGAACGGCAGTGCGGCGGGTGACGGCTCCCACGTCACCAGCGGTACCTTCAATATCGATACCGGCAACGACGGCCTGGCGAGCCTGGTCATCAACGGCGTCAACGTCGCCGCCGGCGGCACGGTGCAGGGCACGCACGGCGCCCTGGTCGTCACGCTCGTCGACGGCAGCTACAGCTGGACCTATACCCTCGACGGCGCCACCGACGGCGACACGACCAGCGACAGCTTCACCCTGGTCGTTACCGATAGCGACGGCAGCAACGCCAGTGACAGCCTGGTCATCGATATCGTCGACGACGTGCCGCAGGCGGTGAACGACAACGGCGGCACCGTGACCGAAGACAGTGCCGTGACCGTTCTCAGCGGTAGCGTTCTCGCCAACGATGCGCTGGGCGCAGACGGATTTGGCTCATTGACCTGGGACGTCAGCGCCGAAGACCTGGCCGACATAGGTCAGTACGGTAGCCTGGTGCTGAACGTCGACGGTAGTTGGAGCTTCACCCTCGATAATAGCCTGGCCGCGGTACAGGCCCTGACCGCCAGCGACCTGCTGAACTTCGAACTCGGCTACACCGTCACCGATGCCGATGGCGACACCGCAAGCGCCACGCTGAGCTTGTCCATCAAAGGCGCGGACGACAGTGCCGAGGTGATCGTCAGCGCCGAAGGGGCTGACAGTACCGTCTACGAAGCCGGCTTGACCTCCGAAGCCGACACCAGAGAGAGCGCCAGCGGCAGCTTCCAGGTTTCGGCCACCGACGGTATCGCCAGCGTCACGGTGGGCGGACAGTCGTTCACCTTGGCTCAACTGCAAGGCTTTACGGCTGCCTCACCTTCGGTGGGCATCGTGACCTCCATGGGCACGCTCTACCTGACCGGCTACAGCGGCACGGCTGCGGCGGGCACAGTCAGCTACACCTACACCCTGAGTGAGGCCCAGGCGCACGGCGCATCTGGCAGCAGCAGCGACTACAGCCTGACCGATAGTGTGTCGCTCAGCGTGACCGGTGTGGGCGGCAGCACGGCGGAAGCGACGCTGATGGTCGATATCATTGACGATACACCCAGCCTGACAAGCCTCAACCTGGCCATTGGGAACGTGGCCGGAACGTACGATGGAATTTATGAGTTCGACGTGGGGGCGGATGCTCAAGGCTTTCTCGATAGCTTTGGTGAAGGCTCGCTGGTCTGGACAGGTATGCCGTCAGGCTACGAGCTGATCATTACCGGTTCTTCGGATACTTCGATCACCTATACCGCACAGTCGGGATCCTTCGAATTCTTCAATCTCACGCTCCATGCAAATGGGACTTACAGCTTCGAACTGGTATCCCCCGCTCCTGTCGTCGAGACGGAAGTCGAAAGCTTGCTGAGTGCCTTCGATGCGAGCAACTTCTTCAAGGAAGATGGCAAGACGGCTTACCTGTTCACAGCGGATGTCTTCGATGGCAAGTTCGCCATGGCAGTCAAGGCCTACAGGAATGGCAAGCTTGAAGACGTGAACATGTCCGCGACCGACCTGGGCGTAAAATCCAACGTCGTGCAGGGGCAGCAGAACGAAATCCTCAGGTTCGACGTACGGCCGATCGAGGGGCAAGGGGCGATAGGTGTCTCCACCTTCACGTTCAGCGTCTCCGGCACGGCAGGCTCCAGTGCTGGTGACAAGGCAAAACTCACCGTATTCGACGTCAACGGCGCCACAACCGTTTACTACGCCACGTTGGCGTCTGGCGATGGCGAGTTCGTCTTCAATATCGACCCAACGCTCAATGTCGACTATATGGAGCTGGCCCCGGCGGGCAGCAACAGCTTCAAGATCGATGGCGTCTCCACCAGCTACGTGACCCAGATCTACCCGGACGATTACCAGCTCGACTTCGAGCTGAGCGGCTCGGATGCAGATGGGGATGTGGCCACCGTAGCCTTCACTGTCTCCGTCAAGACGACTGAAGACGGCACTTATGAGATCACTGGCACCGACGGTGACGACGTGGTGCATGGTACCGAGGGTGGCGACATCCTCAGCGGTGGGGCAGGCCACGACACCCTGATCGGTGATGACGGTGACGACATCTTCCAGTGGAACCTGGGCGACCAGGGCGGGAGCGATGCACCGGCCATCGATACCATCAAGGATTTCGGCTTCGGCGAGGACGTGCTGGATCTGGCGGACCTGCTGCAAAATGAAGGAGTCGAGACCATCGACAGCTTCATCGTCGCGGCTCAGCAGGGCTCGGATACCGTGCTCTACATCAACCACGAAGGCGGCATCAACGTGGACGGCAGCAATGCCACCCAGGTGATCGTGCTGGAGAACTACAGTATGGGAGAAGTCAGCTCAGCGGACTTCCTCCAGGAAATGCTGGAGAATGGCCAGTTGCACATCGACCAGTGA